The nucleotide sequence CCTCCGCCACCGTGGAGGACTAAGGCCACGGAGAGGGCTGGCCAGAAGGGCCTGCCTGGTCTTGCCCCTGGAGCCTCTATGGCCTCAGCTTCCGGGGGCAGGGCTGCCTCTGGAGCCTCCTTTCCTGCTCTTTCCCCCACAGAGCAATGGCTGCCCACCTTAGGCTGCAGGGGACCTTGGCCCTGGTGACAGGTGCTTTCcccggggaggggagaggagggggctcTTGCAAGGGGTGGGGATTGGGGTATTGCAACGGGTGGGATGATGTTGCAAGGAGAGGGGGttcaggaagagaaggaggagcagGGAGCCAGGTAGAAATCCAACAGGGGTGGTGGAGTGCAATGGGGGTGAGAGGGTTATGTTTGGGGAGGGGTTTACTGATGGGAGAGGCCTCCATTCTGCAAGGCTGTGCCCGCCCCTTATTGAGAGGAGCGGGGAGCGTTCAGGCTGTTCTTTGAGAGAATGTGGGGTGAGAGGGGGAGGCACTGGGGGggtcttttgcagctgcatttggggagggggttgccgTTGGGAGGAAAAGGcagttggcaatatcctgcttcctttccccccccgtCTTTTTTTTACAACTGCCTAAGAGACACCAGTTCAACAGGTTACGCTTTTGCCAGGCATGTTGGTGGAGCAAAAGGGGGAAGCCTTGCTTGTTGGATTTCCTCCTTTGAGGTATGCCCAGCCTCTGCCCAGCTGCAGTGGCCAGCTTGGCACAGAGCGGATGGGGAGACTTCATCCGTtggatttctgcctgttgtaaggCTGTTAAAGATAGGGGGACTTTTAGCTAGGGGTAGATTTGGCAGAAGCACTTTTGTGGGAGAGTGAGGTGGGTCAGAGGTTGCAGGATGGTGGgaggctgggggggaggggattccaTTTCTCCCCCACGGCACCTGACCTCGGGGCGTCTCTTCCGCAGGGGGCGGCAGTGGCATCGGCCGGGCCATCTGCACTCGCTTTGCCCGGGAAGGTGCCCTGGTGGCCATTGCAGACTGCGACGAAGCTGGGGCGTCCAAGACTCTGCAGGGGCTCCAGGCGGGAGACCATGAGGCCTTGCGCGTGGACGTGGGATGCGCCAAGAGCGTGGCACACCTCGTGGACCGTATCCAGGTGCCACTCAGCAAGCGAGCAAGAGAGTGTGTGCTGTGTGCATGCATTGGCAAGCTCTGCTAGGACTGGGAggccggggttcaaatccccgctcagccatgagctcactgggtgaccttgggctagtcgcagtctctcagtctaacctccctcggagggttgttgtgaaggtgaAATGGTGTGGTGGGGagttgagctcctgggaggaaaggcaggataggaGTGTGTATGTacgtctttgttttatttttcaaacCATGCATGTTGAAGAGCACCTTGCCCTGAGTTGGCATTCCTCACTGGCCCTACCTCTACAGGATCCTGGGCAGAGAAGGGCCACTTCTCTCGCTGCCGCCTGATCCTTCTTAACTGGAGAGGCCAGTGACTGAAGCAGCGGGGCTTCTGCAGGCCCAGCAGGCGTCCTGCCACTGGAATaagctccttcctcccctccttcactCCCTTTTCTCCTTTTGATCCTTCCAGTCTAACTTTTTCGACTTCCCTGATCCAGAGCGTTCGTAGATGCCGGCCACCCCATCTCTCTCTGCCGCTGACTTGCTCTCTCACCCCCTCCCCAGAACGGATGCGTGGCAGCCTCCACACCTAACGGTGCCCCCTCTTGTGGCCCGTCTCCCGCATGTGCAAGAAGGACCGCAGCCTGGTGCTCGAGCCTCTGCCCTGCGTGCAGAACATCCCAGGGAGAGCTGGCTGAGATCCTGGGGAGCCGCTGGcagtcagtgcggacaatactgagctagatggaccaggaaCCAGACGCTGCGTACAGCAGCTTCCTGTGGGGCACGTGCTCAGTGCAAGACCTGCTGCTAGGACCTTCCTGAGAGGCGGCCCACCCAGCGTTGGCAgagatggccaccagtttggatggctttaaaacaggagatGACAGGGGGGTGACTTCAGATATCTGGAGGCGCAGAGGACAGGGCACGCTCAGACCCCTTTGCTCCAGAGAAGGCAGCACGGGACTAAAGGAGGCAGATTTCGGCTAGAGCCGCCTGGCAGTGGCACAGCCTGGCTAAGGGGCAGAGCGGGGGGGGTCTCCTTGGCCAGGGATGGTCAAGCAGAGAGTCTGCACAGCCGTCTCTCAGGGTGGCTGTAGTTGTAAGACCCCTGGACTGAGCTGGAGTCTAGAGGACCTCTGGAGGCCCTTCCAACTCCCTGATTCCTAgagatctggccctccagatgttgctgggctgcgACTCCCGCCGTCTCTCACCATTGGCTGAGATGGGGGGGAGCGACAGTTTTCATGCCCGTCTTCCAGAAGGTTCTCTTCTCTTGTCCATTGCTGGTTCTGTTGCTGCCTGGATCTCGTGCCTCCCAAATCCCTCCCTCTGCCTGCtgattttcttcctctcctcttccaggCCCGCTTCTCTCGCCCTGCCAGCGTCTGTGTCAACTGTGCCGGGATCACCATGGACGAGTTCCTGCTGAAGCAGACGGAGGAGGCCTTTGACACGGTCCTCAGGGTCAACCTCAAGGTACCTGGCCTGGGGAAGGGTCTTTGAGCCCCCACCCCCGTGGAGAGATGCTCCCTGGAGGGGCCACCtgacttctcctccctctcctcccctgcagggaACGTTCCTGGTGACGCAGGCTGTGGCACGGGCACTGGTGGCCGCCGGGATCTCCCAGGGCTCCATCATCAACTTGGGGAGCGTCGTGGGGAAGGTGCAGtgacctcctcccccccatcccccccTCCATCCCCACCTCTGAGCTTTGCCCGGAGCCCCCTTTTGCCCTCCTGACTCCGTTTGCCTCGGCCCTTCAACGCCTCCTCCCAACCCGGCAGGTCTTGAGGGGCTCCCtgtgcctcccccaccccaccccttcctctcttcttccctGGCCAGGTGGGGAATCTGGGGCAGGTGAATTACGCAGCCTCCAAGGCTGGGGTGGAGGCTCTGAGCAAGACGGCGGCCAAGGAACTGGCCAGGTAAGCCCCACACTGTGGCGGGAGAGTTCCCTTCTTGGCAGGCAGACCAGAGGCCCCACATTTCAGCCCCGACGGCGGCATCTCCAGGAGGGGCTAGGAATGagagctgccagtcagggcagagaCCAGACTCAGCTAGGTGAGCCTAGTGGCCCAACTTGAGGGAAAACAGCTTTGGATGTTCCTGTTAAAACCAGCCCTTTcctcagaaccatgaggactaggatCTTACTTTGGTGGGAGGAGCCGTGGGTCAGGGCcagggcatgcagaaggccccacgttCAATCCCTACCTGTGATTGGGGAGACCCCCCCCTCTGCCTGGGACCCCCCAGCCAGTCAGAGTGGCCAGTACCAGAGGACACCGGCCAAAGGGGCGGCACGTTGCTCTCCAAGGCAACTCCTTGGGCCTGTCTCTCGACGGTGGGAGCGGAGCACGGCCCCACCCACAATGCTGCGCTGTCTGAACCCCCCACTGCCCCACTTCCGTTTTCTGCGCTGCAGATACGGGATCCGCTGCAACACGGTTCTGCCAGGGTTCATCCGTTCCCCCATGACGGAGAAAGTCCCCCAGAAAGTGTTGGACAAGGTCAGTGTCCGCTGGGGGATGATGCAgcggggcagggggagaggaagggaggcacACCTGCCTCTTCGGGGTGGGGTGGCCCCCTTCCTTCCAGTCCAGGCCCCCCTCAGCGGCATGAATGGGCGAGTGCGTGGGGTTAGATGGGGAATGCAGCAAGAGGGCAGCTTTGAAGGAAGGAAATTTCCATCCAAAGTGAGCCTGTAAGCGCCTGAAGCAACCCCCTCCTCCGAAT is from Rhineura floridana isolate rRhiFlo1 chromosome 3, rRhiFlo1.hap2, whole genome shotgun sequence and encodes:
- the HSD17B8 gene encoding (3R)-3-hydroxyacyl-CoA dehydrogenase isoform X2, whose product is MAAHLRLQGTLALVTGGGSGIGRAICTRFAREGALVAIADCDEAGASKTLQGLQAGDHEALRVDVGCAKSVAHLVDRIQARFSRPASVCVNCAGITMDEFLLKQTEEAFDTVLRVNLKGTFLVTQAVARALVAAGISQGSIINLGSVVGKVGNLGQVNYAASKAGVEALSKTAAKELARYGIRCNTVLPGFIRSPMTEKVPQKVLDKFAAMVPLGRLGEPEDVAEVCTFLASDESCYITGASLEVTGGLFI
- the HSD17B8 gene encoding (3R)-3-hydroxyacyl-CoA dehydrogenase isoform X3, translated to MAAHLRLQGTLALVTGGGSGIGRAICTRFAREGALVAIADCDEAGASKTLQGLQAGDHEALRVDVGCAKSVAHLVDRIQARFSRPASVCVNCAGITMDEFLLKQTEEAFDTVLRVNLKGTFLVTQAVARALVAAGISQGSIINLGSVVGKVGNLGQVNYAASKAGVEALSKTAAKELASLQRWCHWDGWGSLKMLLRFALSWPLTRAATLLGPAWR
- the HSD17B8 gene encoding (3R)-3-hydroxyacyl-CoA dehydrogenase isoform X1, which produces MAAHLRLQGTLALVTGGGSGIGRAICTRFAREGALVAIADCDEAGASKTLQGLQAGDHEALRVDVGCAKSVAHLVDRIQARFSRPASVCVNCAGITMDEFLLKQTEEAFDTVLRVNLKGTFLVTQAVARALVAAGISQGSIINLGSVVGKVGNLGQVNYAASKAGVEALSKTAAKELARYGIRCNTVLPGFIRSPMTEKVPQKVLDKFAAMVPLGRLGEPEDVAEVCTFLASDESCYITGASLEVTGKVGAG